From Saccharomycodes ludwigii strain NBRC 1722 chromosome IV, whole genome shotgun sequence, one genomic window encodes:
- a CDS encoding uncharacterized protein (similar to Saccharomyces cerevisiae YIR028W | DAL4 | Degradation of Allantoin) yields the protein MKLLIVNPNSTHSMTDAIRNSIPKSILANKNIKLTFFTGPQDGICPPQISDEDSSYLSFKSCYPILTKATSDYYYGDYDGVLICCFSNHQLVSALQEKAIEEKFHKISVTGIFHCSIHYCLLQNKSFSIITSNKEWVDLLNKAVCDILTKNGSGEKFLPSIWKGTVSSEVQVLDLHDPKVFGKIVDRIQKVNVEKLKSKNVILGCAGFSGMEHKFASRITEVDQLKNTFKTQDDNEPAEGFPDENALEIKKGGAIPFSSTQQDEVSTLGSETTELPWYKKLIYALELDNSDHDRSVRDSFLYNHDLRPVEQARRKWSWFNYVYFWIADCFNINTWQIASTGLQLGLKWWEAWLTVWIGYFFTGCFVVLGAKIGSNYHISFPVSARVSFGIFFSLWPVINRIVLSVIWYSCQTYLGMEPVSLMLQSIFGNDLPERIHNHINSPNTTTYQFMCFFIFWVCELPFIYIHPHQIRHLFTVKACLVPFAAFGFLIWALVKSHGEIALTSLNGVDHLSTKDHGWAFVRGVLNSIANFATLIVNAPDFSRFSVTSESAIWSQLFSIPFFFSVTSLIGIIVTSAAYKLYGVNYWSPVDVLQRFLDDGFTRGDRAGVFLISFVFCVAQLGTNISANSLSAGTDMTALLPRFISIRRGGYVCALLALCICPWNLMASSSKFTDALSAYAVFLSSIAGVICCDYYVVRRGYVDLLQLYTGDQKKSIYMYSNRFGLNWRALAAYLGGIVPNMPGFIGDVGNNIYVPQGAIYLYYLNYLVGYFVSFLLYLILCYFFPVPGSKLGDKNWYETFINVEYFEEERNQFLNDDAAQIDFYDAVDAGQQITPAIDPVSEKIKNFENEK from the exons ATGAAGTTACTGATTGTTAATCCAAACTCTACTCATTCCATGACAGATGCTATCAGAAATTCAATCCCTAAATCTATATTAGctaacaaaaatatcaaattgaCTTTTTTTACTGGTCCTCAAGATGGAATCTGCCCCCCTCAAATCAGTGACGAAGATTCATCTTATCTATCCTTCAAAAGTTGCTATCCAATTTTAACCAAAGCCACAagtgattattattatggaGACTACGATGGGGTCCTGATTTGCTGTTTCTCTAATCACCAATTGGTATCTGCATTGCAGGAGAAAGCAATCGAAGAAAAGTTTCATAAAATTAGTGTTACAGGTATTTTCCATTGTTCGATTCATTATTGTCtcttacaaaataaatcattttcTATAATTACTTCAAATAAGGAATGGGTAGATTTGTTAAACAAAGCTGTTTGTGATATATTAACCAAAAATGGAAGTGGTGAAAAGTTTTTACCAAGTATTTGGAAGGGAACAGTTTCTTCAGAAGTTCAGGTTTTAGACTTACATGATCCTAAAGTATTTGGCAAAATTGTTGATAGGATTCAAAAGGTTAATGTGGAAAAGttgaaaagtaaaaatgttattcTAGGATGTGCTGGCTTTAGTGGAATGGAACACAAGTTTGCCTCAAGAATCACCGAGGTTGATCA GCTGAAAAATACATTCAAAACCCAAGATGATAATGAACCAGCTGAAGGGTTTCCCGATGAAAATGCTTTGgagataaaaaaaggaggaGCAATTCCATTTTCTTCTACCCAACAAGATGAAGTTTCAACTCTAGGAAGCGAAACTACTGAACTTCCTTGGTATAAAAAACTTATTTATGCACTTGAGTTAGACAATAGTGACCATGACAGAAGCGTTCGTGATTCGTTTTTGTACAATCACGATTTGAGACCTGTTGAGCAGGCACGTAGAAAATGGTCTTGGTTCAATTACGTTTATTTCTGGATTGCTGATTGTTTTAACATCAATACATGGCAAATCGCTTCCACTGGTTTGCAATTGGGGCTTAAATGGTGGGAAGCTTGGTTAACTGTTTGGattggttatttttttactggTTGCTTTGTTGTATTGGGTGCCAAAATAGGTTCTAATTACCACATTTCCTTCCCAGTTAGTGCTCGTGTAtcttttggtatttttttctcattaTGGCCTGTTATTAATAGAATTGTTTTAAGTGTTATTTGGTATTCGTGCCAAACATATTTGGGAATGGAACCGGTTTCGTTGATGCTCCAAAGTATTTTTGGTAATGATTTGCCAGAAAGAATACATAACCATATTAACAGTCCCAATACAACAACTTATCAATTCATGtgcttttttatcttttggGTTTGTGAATTACCATTCATTTATATCCACCCACATCAGATTCGTCACTTGTTTACTGTCAAGGCATGTTTGGTCCCCTTTGCTGCCTTTGGGTTTTTAATTTGGGCATTGGTTAAATCACATGGCGAAATTGCTTTGACTTCTTTAAATGGCGTTGATCACTTATCCACCAAAGATCACGGCTGGGCTTTTGTAAGAGGCGTTCTAAATTCCATTGCGAATTTTGCTACTTTGATTGTCAATGCTCCCGATTTTTCAAGATTTTCTGTTACATCTGAGAGTGCCATATGGTCCCAATTGTTTTcaattccattttttttcagtgtGACATCCTTGATTGGTATAATTGTCACTTCTGCAGCTTACAAGCTTTATGGGGTTAATTATTGGTCTCCTGTCGATGTGTTACAAAGATTTTTGGATGATGGATTTACCAGGGGTGACAGAGCCGGGGTTTTTTTGATcagttttgttttttgtgtTGCCCAATTAGGTACCAATATCAGTGCGAACTCTTTATCTGCTGGTACAGATATGACAGCTTTGTTGCCTAGGTTTATATCTATTAGAAGAGGTGGATATGTTTGTGCACTTCTAGCCTTGTGTATTTGCCCTTGGAATTTGATGGCCTCTTCTAGCAAGTTTACCGATGCATTGAGCGCTTATGCCGTTTTCCTTTCCTCCATTGCAGGTGTTATTTGTTGCGATTACTATGTTGTGCGTAGAGGGTATGTTGATCTACTACAACTGTACACTGgtgatcaaaaaaaaagtatttacaTGTATTCAAATAGGTTTGGTTTAAATTGGAGAGCATTAGCTGCCTACTTGGGTGGTATCGTTCCAAATATGCCTGGTTTTATTGGTGATGTAggaaataatatatatgtaccTCAAGGTGcaatttatttgtattatttgaaCTATTTGGTAGGATACTTTGTATCATTTTTACTATACTTGATtttgtgttattttttccctGTGCCTGGATCCAAGTTGGGTGATAAAAACTGGTATGAAACTTTTATTAACgttgaatattttgaagAGGAAAGAAATCAATTCTTGAACGATGATGCTGCAcaaattgatttttatgATGCCGTTGATGCAGGACAACAAATTACACCTGCTATTGACCCTGTTAGTGAAAAAATCAagaattttgaaaatgaaaagtag